The genome window TGCACCGGTTGTCGGATCTATTGTTTCGCCTTCACGACCCATTCTCTACGCTGCGAGACTCAAGTGGCTAGACCAAGATACTGTTCTTATGGCTGGAGGTACAATCTTTGGCGAGATTCTTGTATGGCGATGTTATGTTTCAGAGAGTCGCTCGGAACTCCTGGCCATTTTGAACGGGCACGAAGGATCcatttttggtgttgatatctCAGAAGAACTCCCTTGTCAAAATGGAACCAAATTGAGGCTCATTGCAAGCTGCAGTGATGATCGGACTGTGAGAATCTGGAACATCACCGGACGAGATGGGTCACACGAAAAGCATGACTTCGCTGCACCACGAGAGACAGGATTCGGATCAAAGGCAGGTTTGGACGATGGGCCTAGGGCGGAAGAACTACGACCTGTGGCTACCATCATGGGACATTTGTCAAGAATCTGGGGTATCAAGTTCGCCCAACTCACGGAAGGCGAAACACTCCCAGAAAGCCCATTATCATTGTACTCTTTTGGAGAAGATTCGACATCACAGAGATGGCAACTGAACCTCGATATTTCGTCCGAGAAAGTTTCTGGTTCGTTGAAGCACATCGAGACATACGCCGTGCACGATGGCAAGCATCTATGGGCGCACGCTGTGGTCAACAAGGGAGACCAAACCCTCATTGCAACAGGAGGCGCTGACAGCAAGATTTCTCTCATCACACAACCTGCCTCATTGACCCCTGCTGCGTCAGTATCAACCCACGAATTGCTTGGGCTTGGTTTCGATGAGATTGCTGTCACTCTACCTAACCTACGAACCTTGAAATCCGTTCGTGGAAAAGAGATATTCAGCCGCTATGATTTCATTTCTGATGATCGTATGCTCGTTACAACAAATTGGGGACGACTCCTCTTGGGCACGTTCCGACCGGCTTTGGAGTGGAGAGAGATTGAACTGGAAGATGAGCTCAACGTCGAATTTCAGACGTGCTATACTCTCCAGACGATAGGTGACGGTGCTGCTATTCTTGGTACGACAAGTGGCAAGCTGTACTACTTCTCTGAATCTCAAGGGGTAAAGGTTCTTGGCTCTGTGCCGggcaagatcttcaacatATCGATCCTGTCCAGTTCCGTGGGGGGTCTTACAGAACTCATTGTCCATATTCATGGAACTTCAGACTCCCAGTACTTTTCAATCGACTGGCGCACAGGAGCTGTTGTAGCAACGGCAGATATTCGCGGCATCGACAAGAGATTCGTTGCTATATCTGCTGCTCGTTTTAGGGAGGATTTGATTGCCATAGGGTCGCGCCATGGCTTTCTTGCACTATTGAGGCAGACAGGAAACGAGTTCCGCCCTATCCTGGACTTCAGATTCAACACACGCGATGCTATTACTGGTCTGGTACCTCTTCCGACAACCGATGGACAGGAAGCTCCCCTGTACTTCCTGGCGACGAGCAGAGATACAAAGTACAGAATATACGAGATTGAAGATCTCGGCGATGAAGTACGATTGCACCTCCAGCATGAGGTCGCTGCCCCTTCTGGTGCCGATATAGAAGGTGGTTGGTTTACTCAAGATGAATCCCCCGAATTGATCTTGTACGGCTTTAAGAGTAAGAACTTTATCGTATGGAACGAAACACGTCGGGAAGAAATTGCCTCAGTTGATTGTGGAGGTGCGCACCGGACATTTACCATTGCTCATGATTCCATCAACCACAACAGTGTGCGATTTGGTTATACCAGAGCAACGAAGCTTTACATTTTCTCGCAACATAGCCCGATACACCGCCCTCTGAGATGTGGAACACACGGAAGAGAGATTCGGGGGTTGAGTGCTAGTGGTCGGTATATTGCAACTGGCGCTGAGGACACAACTGTTCGTATCTGGGAGTATGGAGATGAACGATGTGGAACGAAGAATAGTGGTGGACTTCGATGTGTTGCCTCTACAAAGCTTCACATATCGGGACTACAAAAGATTCACTGGGTGGGAGATGACTACCTTCTCAGCAGTGCTGGTTTCGAAGAATTCTTCGTATGGTCTGTCCAAAGGCTAGATTCACAGTACAAAGGCCTCGGAATCTTGTGCGAAGCAATCCTAGAAGACAAGAGTCCTGCCGCAGATCTTCGCATTATGGATTTCGACGCATGCAAGGTTGGCAATGGAAGCATCATTATCACGATGGTTCTGTCAAACTCAACATTGAAAACATATCGTTACACACCAGGAGAAGGTTTCCACCTCCTGGCTCGCATGTCGTACACGGGAGCTTGTCTCACACAGGTTCGCCATCTCGGGGTGGACGAGAACGGTCTTTCGGCACTTACTGCTTCTACGGATGGACACCTGACAACCTGGGATGTTAGCTTCGGAGGGGAAGTGGCTAGCCATGCTCTCGTTCAGGTGGCTCCCGTGCACCAAAGCAGTATCAAATGCCTGGATCTCCAGCCAACGCCCGAAGGATTTCTAGTTCTCACAGGAGGCGACGACAACGGTCTTGGTGTGACAACACTTGTATCTATGTCAGACGAGTCGGACAAACGTAGATACACAACTTCAAGCCGTGGAATCGTACGCAAGGCCCATGCAGCAGCAATCAACGGTCTGGTGCTCGTGCAACGTGGGGGAGAGACGTTCGGCATTACGGTCAGCAACGATCAGAGGGTCAGGGTCTGGAGAGTTCAAGTGAACAATGTGAAACTGGTGGCCGACTCGTATAGTGGTGTTGCTGACCCTGGTGATATTGCTGTCATAGGGGAGAGTGATGGTGAGAAGGTCAATGTTGTGCTTGGGGGAGTGGGTGCTGAAGTTTGGTCGTGGTAGTTAGATTTGTTGGCGTTTTGGGAACAGAGTTCCATGAGACACTCAAGCTATTAAGGATCAAAAGTTTGATAGTTTCAACAATAACAAGACACGCAATTGGATTGTTAGAGTGCCTAGCATAAATGTCTTGCTTGAGCAGCGCAatcctcttcatctgctacatgttgctggtgctggcaCATTAGAGAAAAGTGGCTTTTATGAAAAAGAATAAAATCCACTATGATTCTAAGGTACATAGTACCATTTCAACTTGTCCGAGGATCCGCATAGATCCAGAGCAGCTTCTAGTAAGTCTTCAGCTAAACAACACAAAATTATAAGAATGGGCCAATAGTGAGTATCCGAAGAAGATAATATGGTAGGACAACTCAGGACCTCTATCCTAGATACAAATACTTAGGTAAacttaggtaaatttagtatagatTTAGTAGACCTTTAGACTACTTAACTATTTCAAGCATCTTGGTTCAAGGTCAGAAGTTTTTCCTGTTCCCCAAGGCATGGGAATAATCCACGAGAACCGGTTCTTGATGTTAAACCATGTCTTAGCACCCTTTCTAAGGAAATACCCAAATTTGATGAAAGCAGAGCCAAATAGCAAACGGGGCTGGGTAAAATAGTGGCACCTTCAGAAGTTGTAGTTCATCTTGAGGTTTCCCAAAACTTGGTCACTTTAGATCGCTAATACAAGTCTTCTAAGGGTGAAGGAACACAGTTCAGCACCAAGGAGACGGTCGTGAGGGTTGGGAGTTGTGAATGCGCATCATCAGGTGCTCGAAGAGTATCGCCGCCCTCAGGAATGTCCTTTGATAGCATGGTTACCAGTGTTTCCTTTCCAATTTAGCGTTCCCCACGTCATCAAGTCTTTCATAGTTCTTATCCTGATTCATGTTTTTGTTGTCTCGGTCAACAGAGCGCTATCATAACCTGATAGCCTTACCCATGAATTTGAGACATTGTCTGTATCCGGACTTTCGGAAGCGGCTGAGAAATGCCAAGACATTTCTCGATAACCACGCAGTCCCTTGCATGAAGTGAGATTGTTGCAACGGTCGCAACCGGCAGATGATGGTTTGTTCAAATCCATTGGCTGATGTTGGATGTTGAGGTGTTTTTATCTATTACCCCAGCAAACTTGGAAGATTGATGAACATCATAATCGAATCATTAACGCAATGACTCGGTTGAAACCGTTTCTGAACTCAAAGTACTGCAATTAGAAAAGCGTAGGGCTGAGATGACAATGCTCTAGCAACGCTAAGAATGCCGCTTATTATTTCCCTTGTTTTGTCTTATTATCAGGGTTTCTCGTTCCACTCGTTACCCTGGTTGAGGCAGGTAAGAAAACCTAAGACAACTATCACACAcgacaaaaagacttgagCGAACTTAGGATAGATCTAGTAGACTTTGGACTATTTGTTTTTGACACCCTCCCTACAGCtctcaagttttcttgctctcaAGGCCAGgccttgtttctttttcttgatGTCTCTCTTGACAATAAGCCTAGGCCATTCTGAGAATCCAGTAGATTCTGACCTGCAACCAAATCTCAGCAGCATTTTTGTATGATGTGAGAGAGCCAGTACTGATTGGTGCAATTTTACAACTGTCATGGCTGATCTTTACCAGACAGTTCAATATCGGCAGATAAATCCAATGTAAAAAGTTGGATTACGAGGTTTCATTAGCGATTGTGACCCCCGGAATATGACGCATGTGGGCCCTTGTCCCCTTGTAAGTCGCCTGTAGTGTACCTGCATTAGCACATGAGGTGCGCACCAAATCCGAGTTGGGTTGGAATGAACATTTTCAACGTTTGCGTCAAAAAGAGTTCAACGCTGCCTTGTAAACTCTCTTGGGAAAAAATGGATGTCAGTGCCGCATGCAGTTTCTTTTGCGACCCAAGGTAATCTTGGCAGTGACTCCACTGTCAGTGAGTGATTCACTGCTTTCGACGAATCTCCCTTGAATCTATGGTCAAACGTTGAGTTTGCGCAGTGACCTCCAGGCCATATAAACCAGACCAACTTTCTCTCCTCCGTCCACTTGCTCCTCCACTCACTcattcactcactcactcacacTCTCTCTATTCAAACTATTGTCATTCGTTTCTTCAGTCACTCTTTTACCCAACTCGTTCGTTTTACTCGACTCTAGTAGTCACCCTCGTTTACCGAATTTTTCTTATATACTCATCATGAAGTGGTACACGCTCGTTCTCGCTGCCTCTGCTGCCCTGGTTATGGCATCACCTATTCCAACCTCTTCTATCTCACCAAATGGGCCGTGCCCTCAAGTATGTACCCATTTTCTGTAAAGGCATCATCCACGCTAACAGTTGGTACCAGTCTAAAGTCGATGCTATCCTTAAAGGCGACATGGATGCATCCGAATGCTGCTCATACGGCAAATGTAAGGGCGATGTAGTCATCTCGGTTGGAGAATAAGACTGTATCGCCTCAACTCACACACTCACTCGAACTTAACGACGTTACGAACACACCACTGCATACTAGCATACACAGTCCTTATCTGAACGACCGCAACACAGGCTACAAGAGAGAATCCAGCTCTTGTTCCTACACTCCACGGATTTCATACCCAAAGTTCTGTCAGAACCAACACGTTCAGTCTACCTGAGTCCACATTCATTTCTCGATTCTTTCTTACAAAAATACAGTTGATGCTTAAGCAGGTGGCTGTCATCCTGGGCTTGATGATATACAGGAGACTCAACCTAGTGTCCCAAGGAGAATGTATTACAACTGCAGGAGAAATGATTTAGATGGGCTGGCTTGGAAGAATCACGAGAAACATCAACTACAATTGTCACATATCAGGCAGGATCTGAAACGAATACCATATGATTTGTTAAACCAGAGTAGCATTTCGAATATGCATTGATTTGGAAGCCGTGAAATACCCCTCAAGTTACTGCTAATATCTACAAAACCCTGCTTTGTGTCCCGGATCAACAGTTCAGGGCTCGTATAGGTGGATCTCGACTATTTCCGCAAACGGCATCACCGTCTTATAAAGTTCACTCACTCACCGACGCTTCGGGCACTATTCACTGTTGTGCACGATCGGGTTATTGGTGAAGTACGAATGACCCAATTTGGTTGAATTAAGGCAGTACGATGTAGTGAAGAAGAAACGGACCAATTCCTTTCGTCGGGGTGTAGTTTTGAAGCTATCGTCACTTGGTGACAGGGGCCAAGACTGGCCAAATCAAAGAAATTCTTTTCATAATTTTGCCGATTAACTTGATACTCTGCTTCCAAAGAGACTTTATTTCTCGTCTAAGCAACGCGTATCTCAGCGAGAACCAGATAATACTAACGACGGTTTTGGCCAAGTATATTGTGCCCTGGTTGAGATGCTGGGATGGTCGAAGCGGAAGAAGTTCGAGATACTGCACCATGGACAAAGCCCTGATAGCAACTCAGCAGATACGCGCATTGTATCCCATTTGAGCGGAATATTTCATCTGTGAGAACTCCTATAAGGTCGACAACTGCGGGGAGGTTGCGATTAAGAATCAACCACGAATGGACCGATATCGGCCCTCAGTGTCGTAGCAGCATCAATTATGACTTAGATAGGGGAGTGGAGCGAGACATCTCTCAATGACATGTTTTCTATTATGTCTGAAGCGCTGAACTATTTTATGATTAGGCAGTCTTCTTAGACAGTGATATCATTTTTAATCATGCGCCCCGTGAGGGCCACTGTAATGCAACAACAATGATGTGCTTCAAGACATTTAAATTGGGAACATCGTGATAAACATACGATGAGATGCACAGTGAACCTGACACAAATTCGGACCATAAAGACGAATGAGAATCGAGATTGTTGCTCGTGAGGATCGACACTCGGTGGAAACGGGCTGCATGATACATCTCCTCGGTGTCGAATAAGAGTTGATTATGCATCTCGTCTCTTGCGTATGGGTACATAAACTggcttcaacttctttgcTTCTGGAGTAAAACATGTAGGAGGGTAAAGGACAACATCTTAAAATTCACTCGTGAGTCGATATAAGGTCAATTCCGGTTAGGTTGTCCTCGGAGATATTCAACGGTGAAGAAAGACACCAATACACTAAGGTTCTAGCTCGACATACTACTCAGTGCGGAGACTGTATCTTCAATTCTTAGGCCTCACAAGCTCAGGTGATCATCATAGCAAAGTAAGAACAGTTCTTGAGGCTCGGAAAGTGACGTGAGCACCAGCAAGTAAAAAAGCTTGAATTACTACAGAGCTAAAAAGCGGAGTCAAAGGCTAAGTTAAGCGGAGTCGATCTTGATCCGCGAGTCCCTTGGATCGTGTTACCAACGGGTCCATCCTAGTCCTAGTAAGCAAGGTCACGAGGGGAGTTGGGTCGGTTGAGCTACGACACACGATGACGATGCAGCTTGTCAGTGGAAGAAATTCAACAAAGACATCCTCCACTGCCGAGGGTATCGTCATTGGGCCTGTTGAGCGGGGTTTCCATCGATAACATGCCTAGCCATGGATGTAGTTGACGGGCTGTTTGCCCAGGGTACCTTATGGCATAGAGCCATCTACTATAGGTATTCTCCTTCCATATACTACAAAGATTGCAGCTGTCGTATCCTGAAAGAACTCACTGCAACCCTTGATCCTGTTTTATTCGTTCATGCCTGTTCTGCTATGATTCACCTGATGTGATCCATGGATGTTCTGATATATCAGTCTTCGGTTGGTCGGGGATACGTTGGTGGGGCCGATGAAGCTTCATCCGCGTTAGCATATCGATTCCGAGTGTGGAGCGGCCAATCCGCTTTCACTGTCACTGCGTCTAACTTGGACCCAAGCCCTGTACTTACAGTACAGGGACATGCACACCACCAGCCATCCTTTGATTCTTTTGAGTCTGTCTGTCGGTTGAATATGAAGTCAGGTATCGTGATGAGAGACCATACTCGGCAGTTTCGATCATCTCATCGAGATGACCTCGAGATGGACCTGGAGATCTGTATGAACGATAGATGAGCTAAACAGACCAGCATTTGATTCTCGGTtacttatccaccaaacTGAGTTCCGTTCTTACACTTTAGACTCCAACTCTGGTGTGAGTGCGGGTTATTCAATAACATCACGTCAGAGGCGCTTCCTATGCGCATCCGGTTGATGCATACAACAGACCCAAGTCTCTCTTCTCCGCAAGTCCCAGCCCCCATTGACACTCTGCATCACGAGCTTGCCGACTCCAAAGTCACCTATACGGAAAATAAGCAGCACTTCATCGACGATTGCCGTGAGCTGGCCTGGGCCCAATCCAATGGTCTGACGCTGGCCTACTTTAACGGTTAAAGCTCATGGATATTCAGGAGCAATTCTGACCTATCGAATTACTCAATGGATGTCTACCTAGGTACTCCGTTCCTTGTCTCTAATAAACAGGGGTCTTCTATACTTGCTTCTTTTGAGATAATATGCCGGACAGAATAACACCTGATTTCCTTTTTTCAGGGTCCAATTATTGTCCGGTCTTGGTGGAGGAGATGATAGAAACCTAAGATTTGATGGAGGGCACGCCGTGGCCAGCTACCACAATTCCGTACAGCACTGCAAAGTCTAGGCCCGACCTATTTTTTCCTCTCAACCTTATGACGGAGGCGAATTCTCGCGATGCCCCATACTGTAGACGATGAAGGTAGGTAGGATTAGCCCACCGTGACAGTAGAGTCAAGGTAACCCAAAAACATTGATTGGATGATTTGCATGTTCCTGCCAACCCGCCAGTGCCCTAACGCCCTCATTACCCCAGCATAAACGCAAGCCTACGCAAACCTAAGCCAAAAGCCAAAGTACAAGGCCTGGCTGGTCCTCAGGCAATAAAACTTCTGACATTAAACCAGGATGCCAAAATTAATTAGCCTAAAGGCatactaagatatactaaatCTACCCAAGTATTTTCGTCACTTGGgatagaggtcctaagttttcttgcctccctCCCCTAGCTGGCCTAGTAATTTTCGAGTCTCTCTCTCAATGGCCTCCGCATTCATTCTTGAATTGGAAGTGCCCGCTTTTTTCTAACATTGCCTTAGGCTCCATCAACCCCAGCTTTCACATCCATagcaccatcaccaccacgTTACTGTATCACCATTCAATATCACTTGGCCGACACCATCTTTTAATCAAGCCCCCCCTCTTCTGCCACAAGGGAAAAGCATATCAACACTCCGATCCCCTCATCAAATTACATCCCTTTGTCTCTCGTCTCTAGCCTAGCCTGCAGAGCAGAGCATCGTGGTCATCGTATGCTCTACGGGCCAAGTTGTCTAGCGTCGACTCCTCTACCCTACCAGGCTGCCGAGGCGACAAAAACTAAATCGCCCAGCTACCGACCCGAGCTAGTAGCTCTCCCCAGATCAACGTCGGGTCCCCGCTGCTTTCTGAGACCTCCATCAACACAGCTAGGTACCTCACTTAgcctaccttaccttacttCCAACACATAGAGTCTGAGGCGCGCCTCAAATCGACTCACCAAGCGGCGTGCTCTGATTcaacttttctttcttagGTACTCTCCTTTTTCATTTGTTCAGGTAGGTCACGGCGCTTCCTTGTACCGTGTGGCGCTTGCGCTCCTCAAAGTCCAGCAGAGCTCCCGTCGCAGTGCTCGAGCCACCCAAATTCCCAAGCTTTCCGCAAGCAAGCTCTGGGCTGGCTCGTCACCTCGCCAAATGTATCGGTACCTTGCTCTAGGGCTTTCGCTAACGCATCGTTCTCCAGGTTTGGCTGGCAAATGAACTAGGGACAGAGTCTCCTGCCTCGCCTACCCCTCAGCCAGTCCAGTC of Fusarium oxysporum Fo47 chromosome I, complete sequence contains these proteins:
- a CDS encoding WD40-repeat-containing domain protein, which produces MADSSLTREFFQGPITSLAFFHDAEYLLAGEDTNLTLYDLQTGHALRVGSIRVFSAQPIHGIRLLSNGRVLVWGAAQIAVVSNIEGFIGNMTDAQMFVKKAAAPDWIYDVAPSPFDDSSAVLATAHNEVVHLHLNGDDAPVVGSIVSPSRPILYAARLKWLDQDTVLMAGGTIFGEILVWRCYVSESRSELLAILNGHEGSIFGVDISEELPCQNGTKLRLIASCSDDRTVRIWNITGRDGSHEKHDFAAPRETGFGSKAGLDDGPRAEELRPVATIMGHLSRIWGIKFAQLTEGETLPESPLSLYSFGEDSTSQRWQLNLDISSEKVSGSLKHIETYAVHDGKHLWAHAVVNKGDQTLIATGGADSKISLITQPASLTPAASVSTHELLGLGFDEIAVTLPNLRTLKSVRGKEIFSRYDFISDDRMLVTTNWGRLLLGTFRPALEWREIELEDELNVEFQTCYTLQTIGDGAAILGTTSGKLYYFSESQGVKVLGSVPGKIFNISILSSSVGGLTELIVHIHGTSDSQYFSIDWRTGAVVATADIRGIDKRFVAISAARFREDLIAIGSRHGFLALLRQTGNEFRPILDFRFNTRDAITGLVPLPTTDGQEAPLYFLATSRDTKYRIYEIEDLGDEVRLHLQHEVAAPSGADIEGGWFTQDESPELILYGFKSKNFIVWNETRREEIASVDCGGAHRTFTIAHDSINHNSVRFGYTRATKLYIFSQHSPIHRPLRCGTHGREIRGLSASGRYIATGAEDTTVRIWEYGDERCGTKNSGGLRCVASTKLHISGLQKIHWVGDDYLLSSAGFEEFFVWSVQRLDSQYKGLGILCEAILEDKSPAADLRIMDFDACKVGNGSIIITMVLSNSTLKTYRYTPGEGFHLLARMSYTGACLTQVRHLGVDENGLSALTASTDGHLTTWDVSFGGEVASHALVQVAPVHQSSIKCLDLQPTPEGFLVLTGGDDNGLGVTTLVSMSDESDKRRYTTSSRGIVRKAHAAAINGLVLVQRGGETFGITVSNDQRVRVWRVQVNNVKLVADSYSGVADPGDIAVIGESDGEKVNVVLGGVGAEVWSW